A genomic window from Pirellulaceae bacterium includes:
- a CDS encoding glycosyltransferase, with product MQANAPIRVLHVIGGTGCGGSESWLVNLLKQCDRLQLPMDFLVHSHEPGHYDEVLKDCGANLLRCVSPRSPWRYAKTFRSLLRQHGPYQVVHSHVSFFSGLTLKLAHHAGVPMRVAHSHHVTTHHPGKRRPVLRGVYESSMQQWIARHATHRIAASRAAQITLNSSPNQGVPWQTIHCGIDLTPFQQSVDRQAVRRELRIPDSAFVVGHTGRFVQVKNHSHLLDTMEKLIRRDPTYVLVLIGDGELRPQIEAKVSQLAIKQQVRFVGVRSDVARLLGSVDTFVFPSHHEGLGLALVEAQAAGLPCIASSSVPEEATVVPKLITRLPLAAGPAAWAEAIAEIRKRPMTVPRQAAYQQVAASNFNIATNFAQLKEFYERGRLHEDTPETDFAPSMELLST from the coding sequence ATGCAAGCGAACGCCCCAATCCGAGTGTTACATGTTATCGGAGGAACCGGCTGCGGCGGTTCGGAATCGTGGCTGGTCAATTTACTGAAGCAATGTGATCGCCTTCAGCTGCCAATGGACTTCCTGGTCCATAGTCACGAGCCGGGACATTACGACGAGGTGCTTAAAGATTGTGGCGCGAATCTGTTGCGATGTGTCTCTCCGCGTTCACCCTGGCGATACGCCAAAACATTCCGTAGTTTATTACGGCAACATGGTCCTTATCAGGTCGTCCACAGCCACGTTTCGTTTTTCAGTGGTTTGACCTTAAAACTGGCGCACCATGCAGGCGTTCCGATGCGTGTGGCCCACAGCCACCACGTGACGACTCACCATCCAGGAAAACGTCGGCCCGTACTTCGCGGCGTGTATGAATCCAGCATGCAGCAGTGGATTGCACGCCATGCAACGCATCGGATTGCGGCCAGCCGCGCGGCCCAAATCACGCTCAATAGCAGCCCCAACCAGGGAGTCCCCTGGCAAACCATTCACTGCGGGATTGATCTCACTCCTTTCCAGCAATCAGTTGATCGCCAAGCCGTGCGACGAGAATTAAGAATCCCGGATTCGGCTTTTGTGGTGGGGCACACGGGGAGGTTCGTCCAAGTAAAGAACCACAGTCATCTATTGGACACAATGGAAAAACTCATTCGGCGCGATCCAACTTACGTGCTGGTTTTAATCGGAGACGGTGAGCTTCGTCCGCAAATAGAAGCGAAGGTTTCACAATTAGCGATCAAACAGCAAGTACGATTTGTTGGAGTTCGATCGGACGTTGCAAGATTGCTCGGCAGTGTCGATACGTTTGTCTTTCCATCCCACCATGAGGGACTGGGGCTTGCTCTCGTGGAAGCGCAGGCAGCTGGACTTCCTTGTATTGCTTCGTCATCAGTTCCGGAAGAGGCTACGGTGGTGCCAAAACTCATCACACGGCTCCCATTGGCGGCAGGTCCTGCCGCCTGGGCTGAAGCAATTGCTGAAATTCGCAAGCGACCGATGACGGTCCCTCGGCAAGCGGCCTACCAACAAGTGGCTGCAAGCAATTTCAATATTGCGACTAATTTCGCACAACTCAAAGAGTTCTACGAGAGAGGGCGTCTTCATGAAGACACCCCAGAAACCGATTTCGCTCCCTCGATGGAACTGCTATCGACGTGA